TTCCTTGACCGTCATCACGACCGTCGATTTATCTTTAGATACTAAGGTTACAGGAAGGTCTGGCTCAAAAAATTCAGCCATGACCTGGCGACAAGCACCACATGGAGAGATGGGCTTTTCTGTTTGCCCGTAGATAATGAGCTCTTTGAAATCGCGAGCTCCTTCAGAAACAGCTTTAAAAATGGCTGTCCGTTCTCCACAGTTGGTTAAACCAAAACTGGCATTTTCGATATTAACCCCTGTATAGATTTCTCCATCCTTCGTTAGCAGTACAGCTCCAATTGGGAAATGAGAGTAAGGCACATAGGCTTGTTTACTCACTTCAACTGCTAAGTCAATCAACTCAGTAGTCGCCATGAGCCACCTTTCCTTCCATGATGGCTACACCAGAAGAAGTCCCAATACGGGTCGCACCAGCTTCGATAAAAGCAAGAGCATCTTCATAAGAGCGAGCACCACCAGAAGCTTTAACACCCATGTCGGGTCCAACAGTTTGACGCATTAAGGCCACATCTTCTACCGTTGCTCCTCCAGTTGAAAAGCCAGTTGAAGTCTTCACAAAGTCTGCGCCAGCTGACTTAGCAATTTGGCAAGCAACGATCTTTTCATCATCTGATAAGAGACAAGTCTCAATGATGACTTTGACCAGCTTATCACCGCTCGCTTCGACTACAGCTTGGATATCTTCCTCAACTAGTGCTAAATTCTTAGACTTAAGAGCCCCGATATTAATGACCATGTCAATCTCATCGGCACCATTTTGAATCGCATTTTTTGTTTCACACGCTTTGACAAATGGTGTATTTGCTCCTAAAGGAAAACCAATGACGGTACAAACTTTAACGTCTGAATCACGCAAGCCCTCAGTCGCAAAATTCACCCATGTCGGGTTCACACAGACACTCGCAAAATCATAAGCCTTAGCTTCTTCGATCAGCTTTTCGATCTGTTCTTGTTGCGCATCTGGTTTTAAAAGAGTGTGATCGATATATTTATTTAACTTCATACAATCTCCTGAGCTGCTTAAGATATTATTTCAATAATTTCTTTAACGCTTTCAGCCCTTTCTAGTATTTTAACATTTTTTTTGAATTCTGTAACTCTTTCTTGTGAATTTTTTTCATTCATGAAAATACGGGCAATGCGTTCCCCTTTTTTGACGTGCTCTCCCACTTTTTTGTCAAACACAATCCCTGTTTCGTAATCGAGGGGATCTGATTTGACAGCACGGCCAGCACCCAAGCGCATGGCAAACAAGCCAAACTCCATGGCAGGTAAAGCAGCAATGACGCCATCTTTGTCCGCTGTTACTTCAAGGACCTGATCCACTTTGACGGGACGATGCAAATCTTCTAAGTCTCCACCTTGAGCCGCGACCATTTCTTCAAACTTCGCTAAAGCTTGACCATTGGTCAAGTGTTCATGAATGGCTTCAATCGATTGATCTACATTGGCCAATTTCAACATGATTTGTGCTAATTCACAAATAAACTCTGTGACATCAGCACGCCCCTGTCCTTTTAGAATATCCAGGGCTTCCAAAATCTCTAAACGATTACCAATGCTGGTTCCCAAAGGTTGGCTCATATCTGTAATGACAGCGATGGTTTTCCGACCCACTGCATTTCCAAGATCCACCATGGTACGGGCTAAGCGACGAGCATCCTCAATATTCTTCATAAAGGCACCCTCGCCCACTGTCACGTCCAAAAGAATGGCATCCGCACCAGCAGCAATTTTCTTACTCATGACGGAGCTAGCAATCAAAGGAATGGTATCCACTGTCGCCGTTACATCACGCAGAGCATACAAGAGTTTGTCTGCTTTTACGAGTTGGTCGGATTGACCAATGACCGATAAGCCGATCTCCTGCACCTGCTGGATAAATTCCTCTTGAGTCCGTTCAATCTGAAAGCCTTTAATGGATTCCAACTTATCGATGGTCCCACCTGTGTGGCCTAAGCCACGACCACTCATTTTGGCAACCGGCACTCCGAAACTCGCAACCAAAGGCACCAAGACCAAGGTCACCTTGTCTCCCACACCACCAGTCGAATGTTTGTCTACCTTGATTCCTGGAATAGCTGACAGATCAAACTGTTGCCCTGTTCGGACCATCTTCATGGTCATATGAGAAATTTCTTCCGTCGTCATCCCTTTAAAATAAACGGCCATAGCAAAAGCGGACATTTGGTAATCTGGAACCGTTCCAGCCACATAGCCCTCAATCAGCCATTCAATTTCTTCCTTGTTTAAGGCAAGACCATCTCTTTTTTTCTGAATGATATCTACTGCTCTCATGATTCTTTCTCACTTCTTAAAATATAATAGCCTTTGTCTTTTTTTACGGTCTCACAATTGCCAAACGTCTCTTCCATCTTGGCCTTAGCGCTGGGAGCTCCTTGTTTTTTTTGAATGACAATGGTCAAATCTCCACTTGGTTTCAAATGTTCAAAACTACCAGTGATCACTTGGTGAACGACTTTCTTACCAGCTCGGATTGGCGGATTGCTGATCACATGGTCAAAGACCCCTTCTACTGCTTCATAGACATCTGAAGAAAAGATCTGAGCTTCCACGCCGTTTCGGCTGGCATTTTTCTGAGCCAAGTCCAGCGCCCGCTCATTGACATCCACCATGGTCACGGCAACTCCCTGGGCTTTAGCGAGAGAGAGGCCAATTGGACCATAGCCACAGCCAACATCGAGGACACTTTCCCCTTCTTGAAAATCCAGGGTTGATAAGAGCACCTGGCTTCCATAGTCAATCATTTTTTTACTAAAGACGCCGGCGTCCGTATAAAAATTCATCTTTTGTCCCAATAAAACAACAGCCAGATCATGAATATCATGGGCTGCATCTGGGTTTACATCGAAATACATTTTACTCATAAGGTTATTTTATCATAATTCACTCCTTTTTTAAATCGTTTACATGACCTCTAAAAATTGGTATACTAAAGACTACAATAGGAGTGACATATGGACAAAGAATTTCTACATTTTGAAAAAATTAATCGGGAAACCTGGCAAAATTTGCACCGCAAAACCACCCCACCACTCTCTCAAACAGAGCTCAATTCTATTAAAAGTTTTAACGACCGCATCAACCTCCAAGATGTACGTGACGTCTACCTGCCTTTGACAAACCTGATTGGAATCTACAAGCGTTCCAAAGAAGATTTGGCCTTCTCAAAAGGTATTTTTCTTCAAAAAACGAGTGAGCGCCAACCCTTTATCATTGGTGTTTCAGGAAGCGTAGCGGTTGGAAAATCTACCACTAGCCGTTTACTTCAAATCCTGCTGTCACGAACCTTCGAAGGCTCGACTGTAGAGTTGGTAACAACGGATGGTTTTCTCTATCCAAATGCTATCTTAAAAGAACAAGAGATCCTCAATCGAAAAGGATTTCCGGAAAGCTATGATATGGAATTGCTCCTTGATTTTCTCAATCAAATTAAAAACAACAAGAGCGTAGAAATCCCTGTCTATTCCCACGAAATATACGATATTGTCCCAGATGAGAAGCAAACCATTTTACCGGCTGATTTTGTCATTGTCGAAGGGATCAATGTCTTTCAAAATCCACAAAATGACAGTCTCTATATGACCGATTTCTTTGATTTTTCGATCTATGTGGATGCCGCGGTCAACGATATCGAATCTTGGTATATCGATCGCTTCCAAAAACTCCTTGCATTAGCTCAGAATGATCCCAATAACTACTACTATCGATTTACAGAGCAACCCCTAGAAGAAGTTTTAAGCATGGCCCATCAGGTCTGGGAATCCATTAATTTAGTCAACTTGCAACATTACATCCAACCAACCAGAAATCGAGCTGATCTGATTCTCCATAAGGCAACCAACCATGAAATTGACGAAATTTATCTCAAACGCTAGAGAAAATGGCCTGTTAACGGTACTTTTTTAAGGAAAAGCTATTTTAGGCTTGTCAAATCTTAACTTTTCATATATAATGAGATAGTTAGATTATCAATGGAGGTGAATAACTTGGCAAACATTAAATCAGCTATCAAACGCGCTGAATTGAACGTTAAACAAAACGAAAAAAACTCAGCTCAAAAATCAGCTATGCGTACTGCAATCAAAGCTTTTGAAGCAAACCCATCTGAAGAACTTTACCGCGCTGCTAGCTCAGCTATCGATAAAGCAGAAACTAAAGGTTTGATCCACAAGAACAAAGCTAGCCGTGATAAAGCACGTCTTGCAGCGAAACTTGGTTAATCAAGAACAGCATAAAAATCAAGCTCTCCGGAGCTTTTTTTGTTCCTAAATTTTTGAGAGGTGCTTATGAAAATTGTTATTATCGGCTATTCTGGATCTGGAAAATCTACCTTGGCTGGAGCCTTATCTCGCTACTACTCCATCCCCAAGCTTCATATGGATACCCTCCAATTTCAACCCGGCTGGATAGACAGTGACCGGGATTGGATGGAGGGACAGATGAAACAGTTTCTTAGCCAACATAAAGACTGGGTCATTGATGGAAATTATTCTTGGTGTTGCTATGAGGAAAGAATGGAGCAAGCCGACCACATTATCTTTCTCAATTTCTCTCGTTGGAACTGCCTCTATAGAGCCTGGAAACGATTCCGTCGTTATAAGGGACGCGTTCGCGAGAGTATGGCAGCAGGCTGCCCTGAACGCTTTGACTGGGAATTCATCCGTTGGATCCTTTGGGACGGTCGAACCAAGAAGGCCAAAGAAAGGTATCGAAATATCCGTTCTACCTATCCCGATAAATTCATCTCTCTCAAGAATCAAAAAGAGCTGGATGCGTTTCTAAAAAACATACAATAAAAAGGTTGGGATATCAATCCCAACCTTTTTTATTTATCAACGTAATCGCCACCAGTGAAGCCATAGTATTCTTCCAGACTCAAACCCGAGTCAGCGATATCCTGTGCTTCTTTTCCGATATAGCGGAGATGCCAGCTCTCTGGCATGTAGCCTGTCACTTTTTCTTTTCCTTCTTGGTAACGAACCACAAAGCCATATTTAGCGGCGTTCTTAAGCAACCACTTACTTGGTCCAGGTTCTGTCACCAGATTACCACTGGTATCGATCAAATCAAAGGTCAAACCAGTTTGGTGTTCACTATAACCCGGTCTTGCGGAATAACGATCTGCTGCCTCCTGACCATCTTGATTGACATAGTTTTGATAGAGGCCAACTTGGGTATCGTAGCTACGAAAACCACTATATTGGTCACTGATCGGATATCCTTCTGCCTGCATGGCTGCGATCAATTCATGAAGGGCTGAAACAGCTTCAGGATCTTCACCTGGGTTAAAGTCAGGCGACAAGGGATAATGTTTGTTGGCGATCATGACCTCACCATATTTCCCTTTGACACTATAGTAGGAACCATTATAGCTGACACCAGAATCCACTTTCACATCTGACTTACCAGCTTTTGACGACTCTTCTTTTCCTGTCTCTTTTGACGTATCCTTTGCAGAAGACGTTTCTTTGGAAGACTTGGTTTGCGTTTGCTTGGTCTCTTCTTTTGCAGAAGATTTAGAACTAGTGGATTGAGATTGGGAGCAAGCTGTCAGGGTTAACAAGGCAACTGTCACCAAAGTTAATTTGGAAAATCTTGCTTTCATGAGGAATCTCCTATGATTCTTTTGTTACGACAATATCCGTAATCACATAACTTGCACCTACTTTTTTCAAAGTGTAGGTCTTGTACTTGCGGTTTTGTGAATCTGGATGGCTATCTGTATAATGCACGGTAAAGTCTTCATAAGTCTTGATCGTTACCACACCATTTTCTTCAGTGACACTTTGAATGTCCAAAGCACCTGGAGTATAGTAGTCAATCTTAGCCTTTCGAACACCATCACCAGTTGTGAACTCAACCATGTCTTTGTAGGCTTGACTTTGTGTGTCATAGTATTTAGAGTAGGTGTTATTTCGATTTGAAACGGAGCTAAAGACAGCGTCGCGGTACTCTTTCAAGAATTCTTCCGCCAAGGTCCGATTTTGTTCTTCTTTGGCTGCTTGCGCTTTCTTAGCATCTTGTGCACTCTTGATGCGTTTTAGGGTATCTTTGGCTAGTTTGAGTTCGATCGGATCGTTCTCACCCTCTTCAATCGTCACCTTAGCCTTTTCAGTTGTATAGGTTTCCCCATTCATGTTGAAGACGGCATGTACTTCAATTTCTTGATAAGGGATGCTATCTACTTCAAAGGTTGTGCTGGTTCCGACTTCTTTGCCGTTAACCACAACCTTTACATCTGTTGGGTTTTCAACTTCATCTGGGAACTCAACTTCTAAATTGCGTTTTTCAGAATTCAACTGCAATTCTAAATTATTCTTGGTTGCTTTTTTAGGATTGAGATGGATCTTAGAAGTGACATTTCCGACCTCTGTTTTAGCAGTCAATTCCATTTCTTTTGTATTGTAATGGAAAGAACCAAGGTCTGTCACTGCATCTTTCTTCAAGGTCACGGTTTTATTGGCAGCCACTTTGAGTTTGGCTTGGTCCAAATTGGTCTTGACCTTCACTTGCACTGGATAGCTAGCCACACGATATTCTTGGAAGATTCCAAATTTCTTGTCCGCCTTTTCCAAACCAAAGATCTTGTTTCCAGATTTATCCGTATAGCTGCCTTCTCCACCATTATCGATGATCTTGTTCAACTCTGTACCGATATCAATCCCTTGATCTTCCATGCTGGTAATAAAGCTTTCGGCTTCATCCTTTGTCCATTTATCGTTATCGGTTGAAAGCAGATCTGCTGCTTCGCGATAATCCTTGGTGTCCACTGCCTTAATAAATTTATCTGCAGTCACTTCGACACGCGTTGTTGACTGGAAGTAAAAGAAGGCTGCTACCAAAGCGATCACAAGGACTGCAATAGCAGAAATAATCCCAATTTTCTTCTTGGAAAGTTTCTTTTCACCCTTCGTTTTAGGGGCCTTTTGTTTTTTCTGAGCTGGGCCTGCTTCTGTAACATTTGGACCAGCAAAGACCTGCGTTTGCTCAGCGGCAAGTGGAGTCGTATACTCTTGAGTTTGCTGTTGAGGGACATATTCCTGTGTTTCTTCAGTTGCATCTGGGGTTACAAATTCTGCTTCAGGCACAGGTCCTACAAAAAACTCAAAGTTTTGACTTTTAGCCGCGGTAAATTCTTCTGCACTTGGCTTGCGGCCATAGGTTTCTTCAAAATGTTGCAACCAAGCCTGACGAGCTGCTAGAAGTGGATCGACATTCTTCACTTCTTCAACTGGTTCAACCCCTGGTTCCTCAACAGGAGCGACTTCCTCAGCTGGGGCATTTCCTGCGATAGACTGAATTTGTTTCAAATCAAATCCACAAGCTTTCCCAGCCATAAACTCTTCTGGTGACGGTTTGCGACCGATCACTTTTTCAAATAATTCAACCCATTTCTTTTGCATGGATCTCTTCTCCCTCATTATAAAATAGGGAAAGTGGGTCCCCCCACCTTCCGTTTTGTGATATTGTTAGAATCCAAAGTTAGAGAAATTTGGAGCACTTGGAATAAATCCTACGGCTACTTGTTCTAAAATACGAGCATTCACATAAATGACAAAGATGGCAATGAGAAGCAAGACAACAGATGATGCTACTAGAAGCAATAATTTATCTGCTTTAAAGCTTGTCTTGTTCAATCCTTGATGAACGACATAGCATGTTCCAACAAAGAACAAGAAGAAAATAAGGAAGTTTACAAAGCCATAAAATTCATAAACTTTTACAAGACCTACTAAGAAAGCAAGAAGGGCAAGTGGCAAAGTGTAAACAGACAAACGTCCAAACTCTTCAAATGAACGACCGTAACTGTATTCCTTATCTTGAAGAACCACACGACGAACAAAGAATCCAGCTACTTGGAAGGCGTAAAGGCTAAAGAATAGGGAAATCAATGTCAACATAAAGGCACGGAAATCCATTCCATAACCACCTGTAAATCCACTAGCTGTGAAGAAAGTGCCCAAGGTCAAGACAAAGGCAGTTAAGACATACTGTAAAATTCCGTTAAGTGCTTTTGGATTTTCTACAGCCGTTGGACGTTTCAAAGCTGAAAGGAACCAATTCCAGTAACCACCAACGGCTACACCAAATTGACTTGGTTGGGCAGGATAAGGTTGTCCTGGTTGACCTTGGTAAGGAGCTTGTTGATAAGCTGCTTGAGTCGGTTGTTGGTAGGCTTGTTGGAAAGCTGGCCCATTCGCTGGAGCAGCTTGAGGAGCCGGTTCTTGAACTGGAGCTGCAACTGGTTCTTCTGCAGGAGCAGCTGGCGCTGCGACAAACTCTGGAGCTTGTGGAGCTGCGACTGGTTCTTCAACAGGGGCAGTTGGTGCTGCGACAAAGTCTGGGGCTTGTGGCGCTGCGACTGGTTCTTCAACAGGGGCAGTTGGCGCTGCAACAAACTCTGGAGCTTGTGGAGCAGCAACTGGTTCTTCCACAGGGGCAGTTGGTGCTGCGACAAATTCTGGGGCTTGTGGAGCAGCAACTGGTTCTTCCACAGGGGCAGTTGGTGCTGCGACAAATTCTGGGGCTTGTGGGGTTTCTGGAACCACTACTTCTTCTTGAAATTCTCCTGCAGCCAGTGCTTGAGCAATTTCTTCTGCACTAGCAGAACGACCATTTACGGCTTCGAAATAATCCAGCCAATCTTGTTTTGACATATTTTAATCTCCTTAACTATTGTTCATACTAGGGTATTATACAAAATTTCTGAACCATTTTCAATGAAAGACTGGAAAATCCCTGTAATATCTTTTGAAAAACATACAAATTCTACTCATTTTTAGAAATTAGTAAAGAAAAAGGCTGGGACAAAAGTCCTAACCTCTCAATTATTTTTGGATTGTCGAGCAAGACGCAGTGGTTGAGTGGGCTCTACTACGCTGATTGCATCAGCTTTTACAGCCCTACTCAACTGTGCGGAGGTGGGACGACGAAATCGAATTCTAACGAATTACCGATTTCTGTCCCACTCTCTTTTTAGGATTCAAATGCATCCATGCCACCTTGGACGTTGGTCACATCATAGCCTTGCTCTTCTAGAAATTGGCAAGCTCGTGCTGAGCGTCGACCTGACTTGCAGATGACATAATAGGGATGATCCTTCTCTAATTCCTGGTAGCGATCTGCTAACTCAGATAAGGGAAGAAGACGAACCCCATCTAAGTGAAGGGCATCATATTCCTCCTGCTCGCGTACATCAAGAACGTGTATATCTCCTTTTTGATAAACTTGGTAAAAGCTTGAAAATGGAATTTCTTTCATGATTTCTCCTGTAAGATATGTTATGGAAGGGTTAGGATTTCATAGTTAAAGCCAATAGACTCTAAAAATCGGAACAAGTCTTGGGTTTTAATAAAGATCGTTTTTTCGTTGGTATTGGGATGGAAGGTCATGATCTTCTCTGACACAATGTCTTTATCGAAATAGACTCGAATATCTTTTTCTTCATTGTTCAATAAACCAAATGGAGAAACTGTTCCTGGCGGTAATTGCATTTTTTCAGCTAAAGAATCTGCTGAAGCCATGCGGATCCGGTTTGCTTCCACTTGCTCTTTAAAATCATCCATATCCAATGGCTTCTGGTCATCCATGATGAGCAGATAGTATTGGGTTTTCTTCTTGTTGGTCAAAAACATGGTCTTGGTCCGGACACCTTCTAAGCCTTCAATATAAGAATCCGCCTGCTCTGTCGTGAATGCAGGTGGGTGCTCCACCACATCAAATGAAATTCCCAACTCATCTAATTTTTCTTTAACTTGTTGATAAGGATCCATCGTCGCTCTCCTTTATTTTTGAATGATCTCTTGTACTAAGGTTTGCAATTCTGGAACCACCTCTGCCTCAAACCAAGGATTTTTAGCCATCCAGATTTGATTGCGAGGGGAAGGGTGAACGAGTGGAAAATAGGTTGGCAAATAGTCTTTAAAATGGTGGACCCGTTCGGTTACCTTGCCGCCAACCTTCTCATGAAGGTAGTATGCTTGGGCATATTGTCCAATTAAGAGGGTCAACTCAATATCCGGACACTCCTTGAGAAGTTGAGGGTGCCACTTTTCCGCAAACCCTTTGCGAGGTGGAAGGTCACCAGATTTCCCATGCCCTGGGAAATAAAAGTCCATGGGAATGACCGCAAACAAACCAGAATGGTAAAAGGTATCTTCGTCAACTCCTAACCATTCGCGCAGACGATCACCACTCTTATCCTTCCAGTAAATACCAGCTTCTTCCGTCTTCATCCCTGGAGCTTGTCCGATAATATTGATACGAGCTGTCTTTGGGGCTGCAAAGAGTGGCTCTATCCCTTTCTCTGTATATTCTTTATTTTGAGGATCTGCCATAATGGCTTGTTTAATGCTTTCAATCGTTGACATAAGTCCTCCTTCTATGGAAAAACTCAGCCAGAAAAACTGGCCGAGTAGTGGATTATTTGATTAGTTCATAGATAGTTTCTGCGTAAATTGCAGCTGCACGATAGAGATCTTCGACATCTGCGAACTCATTAGCTTGGTGCATAGTATTGACATAGTCAGGGAACATAGCACCAAAGGCAACCCCACGTTTCAAGAGGCGACCAAAGGTACCACCACCGATCACTTGTTCGTGTCCTTTGAGGCCAGTTTGTTTCTCATAAACACGCAAGAGAGTGGATACCAATTCATCATCCATCGGAACATAGTGAGGTGTGTGGCCATGGGCTGACAAGCTCACTGTAGCCACTCCTTCGATCTTTTCAAGGGTGGACTTGATGGTTTCAGGATCTGTACCTTGAGGGTAACGGATATTGAGGGCAATAGTGTTGTCTGCTTGGCTGTCATCAAAATGGAAGACACCTGCATTCATACTCAATGGTCCCATTTTGGCATCTGTATGGGCAATTCCTAATTTTTCACCAGCAAAATCTTCGTGAAGAAGTGAAGCTGTCACATGAAGGTAAGCCTTAGCAGCACCACCAAAATCAAATTGGTTCAACAAGAGAGCCAAGTATGTCGCACCATTGATTCCATCTTCAGGAGTTGATCCATGAGCAGATTTCCCAATAATTGTAACAGTATAGGTTTCTTCATCCACAGTTGAGATTTCATACTGAAGCTGGTGTTCCTTGGCAAAGGCATCTAAGAGGCCAGCAAGATCTGGAAGTTGTCCAGAAACGACTGCAGTCGCCGACTCTGGTACCATGTTTTCACGAAGGCCACCTGTAAAGCTATGAAGATGGGCACTTCCTGTGTTGTCATTTCCAAAATGAAGGTACTCAGTGATGTTTCCTTTTTCCCCATTGATGATTGGGAATTCCGCATCTGGTGAGAAGCCAAAATCTGGCTCAGGAAGTCCGACATGTTTGAAATAGTAGTCCATGTCAGCCCAACCTGATTCTTCATCCGTTCCGACTACAAAACGCACGCGCTTAGAAACAGGGAGTCCTAGGTCTTTAATGATCTTCAAACCATAGTAGCAGGCCATTGTAGGCCCTTTATCATCAGACGAACCACGCGCATAGAGCTTACCATCGATAATTTCTGGTTTGTAGGGATCCGTTTTCCAGCCACTACCTGCTGGCACGACGTCCATATGGGCAAAGATCCCAAGCTCTTCTTCTCCTTCACCAAAAATAAAGTGACCGGCATAATTGTCGACATTCTTGGTTTCATAGCCATCACGTTTGGCAATTTCCAAGAATTTTTCAAGAGCTTTTACAGGACCAGGTCCAAAAGGATGCTCTGCATCTGCCTTGCTGTCATCGCGTTCAGAATTGATTTCCAAGAGGCTGTATAGGTCAGCCATCATCTCATCGCGACGTTTTTCTACTTCTGCTTTAAAGTCAACTGTTGTCATGAATTCCTCCTCGAT
Above is a window of Streptococcus sp. LPB0220 DNA encoding:
- the pepV gene encoding dipeptidase PepV, whose product is MTTVDFKAEVEKRRDEMMADLYSLLEINSERDDSKADAEHPFGPGPVKALEKFLEIAKRDGYETKNVDNYAGHFIFGEGEEELGIFAHMDVVPAGSGWKTDPYKPEIIDGKLYARGSSDDKGPTMACYYGLKIIKDLGLPVSKRVRFVVGTDEESGWADMDYYFKHVGLPEPDFGFSPDAEFPIINGEKGNITEYLHFGNDNTGSAHLHSFTGGLRENMVPESATAVVSGQLPDLAGLLDAFAKEHQLQYEISTVDEETYTVTIIGKSAHGSTPEDGINGATYLALLLNQFDFGGAAKAYLHVTASLLHEDFAGEKLGIAHTDAKMGPLSMNAGVFHFDDSQADNTIALNIRYPQGTDPETIKSTLEKIEGVATVSLSAHGHTPHYVPMDDELVSTLLRVYEKQTGLKGHEQVIGGGTFGRLLKRGVAFGAMFPDYVNTMHQANEFADVEDLYRAAAIYAETIYELIK